In one Pseudomonas sp. R84 genomic region, the following are encoded:
- a CDS encoding GlxA family transcriptional regulator: MTSFNSGAQPQNRAPQSIGFLLLDNFTLISLASAVEPLRMANQLSGRELYRWSTLTVDGGQVWASDGLQITPDASMHKAPPLDTVIVCGGIGIQRTVTREHVSWLQSQARQSKRLGAVCTGSWALACAGLLDGFDCSVHWECLAAMQEAFPRVAMSTRLFTLDRNRFTSSGGTAPLDMMLHLISRDHGRELSAAISEMFVYERIRNEQDHQRVPLKHMLGTNQPKLQEIVALMEANLEEPIDLDELAVYVAVSRRQLERLFQKYLHCSPSRYYLKLRLIRARQLLKQTPMSIIEVASVCGFVSTPHFSKCYREYFGIPPRDERVGSNTTQQVAMLPLPQAIVMSPLSGPMSALSQARNESTFASVRL; encoded by the coding sequence ATGACGTCGTTCAACTCCGGGGCCCAACCCCAGAACCGTGCGCCTCAATCCATCGGCTTTCTGCTGCTGGACAATTTCACGCTGATTTCTCTGGCCTCCGCAGTAGAACCTCTGCGCATGGCCAACCAATTGTCCGGTCGCGAGCTGTATCGCTGGAGCACCCTCACCGTCGATGGCGGCCAGGTGTGGGCCAGTGACGGTCTGCAAATCACTCCCGACGCTTCCATGCACAAAGCCCCGCCACTGGACACCGTGATTGTCTGCGGCGGTATCGGCATTCAACGCACCGTTACCCGTGAGCACGTTTCCTGGCTGCAAAGCCAGGCGCGTCAGTCCAAGCGCCTCGGCGCCGTGTGCACCGGCAGTTGGGCACTGGCTTGCGCCGGCCTGCTCGACGGTTTCGATTGCAGCGTGCACTGGGAATGTCTGGCGGCGATGCAGGAAGCTTTCCCGCGCGTGGCGATGAGTACGCGTCTGTTTACCCTCGACCGTAACCGTTTCACCAGCTCCGGCGGCACCGCGCCGCTGGACATGATGCTGCACCTGATCAGCCGCGATCACGGCCGTGAACTGTCCGCCGCGATCTCGGAGATGTTCGTCTACGAACGCATCCGCAACGAACAGGATCACCAGCGCGTGCCGCTCAAGCACATGCTCGGCACCAACCAGCCGAAGCTGCAGGAAATCGTCGCGCTGATGGAAGCCAACCTCGAAGAGCCGATCGACCTCGACGAACTGGCGGTGTACGTCGCCGTGTCGCGTCGACAGCTGGAGCGGTTGTTCCAGAAATACCTTCACTGCTCGCCGTCGCGTTACTACTTGAAGCTGCGTCTGATCCGCGCCCGGCAGTTGCTCAAGCAGACGCCGATGTCGATCATCGAAGTGGCGTCGGTGTGTGGTTTTGTCTCGACGCCGCACTTCTCCAAGTGCTACCGCGAATACTTCGGCATTCCGCCGCGGGACGAGCGAGTAGGCTCCAACACCACCCAGCAAGTGGCGATGCTGCCGCTGCCGCAGGCCATCGTGATGTCGCCGCTGTCGGGGCCGATGTCGGCGTTGAGTCAGGCGCGTAATGAATCGACGTTTGCCAGCGTAAGGCTGTAA
- the choW gene encoding choline ABC transporter permease subunit encodes MLIDQKIPLGQYIAGFVEWLTQHGANTFDAIAVTLETMIHGVTFALTWFNPLVLIGLIALLAHLIQRKWGLTAFVIASFLLILNLGYWQETMETLAQVMFATLVCVVIGVPLGIVAAHKPMFYTVMRPVLDLMQTVPTFVYLIPTLTLFGLGVVPGLISTVVFAIAAPIRLTYLGIRDVPQELMDAGKAFGCSRRQLLSRIELPHAMPSIAAGITQCIMLSLSMVVIAALVGADGLGKPVVNALNTADIALGFEAGLAIVLLAIMLDRICKQPDAKVGGDA; translated from the coding sequence ATGCTGATTGATCAGAAAATACCTTTAGGCCAGTACATCGCGGGCTTCGTTGAATGGTTGACGCAACACGGCGCCAACACCTTCGACGCAATCGCCGTGACCCTGGAAACGATGATCCACGGCGTGACGTTTGCGCTGACCTGGTTCAACCCACTGGTCTTGATTGGCCTGATCGCCCTGCTCGCGCACCTGATCCAGCGCAAATGGGGATTGACCGCTTTCGTGATCGCCTCCTTCCTGCTGATCCTCAATCTGGGGTACTGGCAGGAAACCATGGAAACCCTCGCCCAGGTCATGTTCGCGACCCTGGTCTGCGTGGTCATCGGCGTGCCGCTGGGCATCGTCGCTGCGCACAAACCGATGTTCTACACTGTCATGCGTCCGGTACTCGATCTGATGCAGACCGTACCGACCTTCGTTTACCTCATTCCTACCCTGACCCTCTTCGGGCTGGGTGTGGTCCCGGGCCTGATCTCTACGGTGGTGTTCGCCATCGCTGCGCCGATCCGCCTGACCTACCTGGGCATCCGCGATGTCCCGCAAGAACTGATGGACGCCGGCAAAGCCTTCGGCTGCTCGCGTCGCCAATTGCTCTCACGGATCGAACTGCCTCACGCCATGCCGAGCATCGCAGCCGGCATCACCCAGTGCATCATGCTGTCGCTGTCGATGGTGGTGATCGCCGCACTGGTGGGCGCCGACGGACTCGGCAAACCGGTGGTCAACGCACTGAACACTGCTGATATCGCTCTGGGCTTCGAAGCGGGCCTGGCGATCGTACTGCTGGCGATCATGCTCGACCGTATCTGCAAACAACCCGACGCCAAAGTAGGGGGTGACGCATGA
- the choV gene encoding choline ABC transporter ATP-binding protein has translation MSIIRFEDVDVIFSKDPREALKLLDQGMTRNEILKKTGQIVGVEKATLDINKGEICVLMGLSGSGKSSLLRCINGLNTVSRGKLFVEHENRQIDIASCTPAELKMMRTKRIAMVFQKFALMPWLTVRENISFGLEMQGRPEKERKKLVDEKLELVGLTQWRNKKPDELSGGMQQRVGLARALAMDADILLMDEPFSALDPLIRQGLQDELLELQRKLNKTIVFVSHDLDEALKLGSRIAIMKDGRIIQYSVPEEIVLNPADDYVRTFVAHTNPLNVLCGRSLMRTLDKCKRINGSVCLDPGGDSWLDLAEGNTIKGARQNGSVLNLQNWAPGQAVEGLERKPTLVDSNIGMRDALQIRYQTGNKLVLHDDNHVVGILGDSELYHALLGKNLG, from the coding sequence ATGAGCATAATTCGCTTCGAAGACGTTGACGTAATCTTCTCCAAAGATCCGCGCGAGGCACTCAAGCTGCTCGATCAGGGCATGACCCGCAACGAGATCCTGAAGAAGACCGGACAGATCGTCGGTGTGGAAAAAGCCACGCTGGACATCAACAAAGGCGAGATCTGCGTGCTGATGGGCCTGTCCGGTTCCGGCAAGTCGAGCCTGCTGCGCTGCATCAACGGACTCAACACCGTGAGCCGCGGCAAGTTGTTCGTCGAGCATGAAAACCGCCAGATCGACATCGCCTCCTGCACCCCGGCCGAGCTGAAAATGATGCGCACCAAACGCATCGCCATGGTGTTCCAGAAGTTCGCCCTGATGCCGTGGTTGACGGTGCGCGAGAACATCAGTTTCGGTCTGGAAATGCAGGGTCGCCCGGAGAAGGAGCGCAAGAAACTGGTCGACGAAAAACTCGAACTGGTTGGCCTGACCCAATGGCGCAACAAGAAGCCTGACGAACTCTCCGGCGGCATGCAGCAGCGTGTCGGTCTGGCGCGGGCGCTGGCGATGGACGCCGACATTCTGCTGATGGACGAACCGTTCTCGGCGCTCGACCCGCTGATCCGTCAGGGTCTGCAGGATGAACTGCTGGAGCTGCAACGCAAGCTCAACAAGACCATCGTGTTTGTGAGTCACGACCTTGATGAGGCGCTCAAATTGGGTAGCCGCATCGCGATCATGAAAGACGGCCGGATCATCCAGTACAGCGTGCCGGAAGAGATCGTGCTGAACCCGGCGGACGACTATGTGCGCACCTTCGTCGCACACACCAATCCGCTCAACGTGCTCTGCGGCCGCAGCCTGATGCGCACACTGGACAAGTGCAAACGTATCAACGGTTCGGTGTGTCTCGATCCGGGCGGCGATTCGTGGCTGGACCTGGCCGAAGGCAACACCATCAAGGGCGCGCGGCAGAATGGTTCGGTGCTGAACCTGCAGAACTGGGCACCGGGACAAGCGGTGGAAGGGCTAGAGCGCAAGCCGACACTGGTGGACTCGAACATCGGTATGCGCGATGCGCTGCAGATTCGTTATCAGACCGGCAACAAGCTGGTGCTGCACGATGACAATCATGTGGTGGGGATCCTGGGCGACAGCGAGCTGTATCACGCGCTGTTGGGCAAGAACCTCGGTTAA
- a CDS encoding choline ABC transporter substrate-binding protein: MKGSPSLLLAAMLSLPLLAQAAEPAQCSTVNFSDVGWTDITATTATTSVVLNALGYKTKTTMISVPVTYKSLADGKNMDVFLGNWMPTMENDIKAYRDAGTVETVRTNLKGAKYTLAVPQALYDKGLHDFADIAKFKKELDGKIYGIEPGNDGNRLIQSMIDKDAFGLKTAGFKVVESSEAGMLSQVDRAQKRDTAVVFLGWAPHPMNKRFKIQYLTGGDDFFGPDFGAATVATNTRKGYAAECSNVGQLLKNLEFTVDMESELMGNILDDKMKPDAAAKAWLKKNPQVLDTWLAGVTTIDGKPGLEAVKAKLQ; the protein is encoded by the coding sequence ATGAAAGGTTCCCCATCGTTGTTGTTGGCCGCCATGCTGAGTCTGCCGTTACTGGCGCAAGCTGCAGAACCGGCGCAGTGCAGTACCGTTAACTTCTCTGATGTCGGCTGGACCGACATCACCGCCACCACCGCCACCACCTCCGTAGTCCTCAACGCCCTCGGCTACAAGACCAAGACCACCATGATCTCCGTGCCCGTGACCTACAAGTCGCTGGCCGACGGCAAGAACATGGATGTGTTCCTCGGCAACTGGATGCCGACCATGGAAAACGACATCAAGGCTTACCGCGATGCCGGCACTGTGGAAACCGTGCGCACCAATCTCAAGGGCGCCAAGTACACCCTCGCCGTGCCGCAAGCCCTGTATGACAAAGGTCTGCATGACTTCGCCGACATCGCCAAATTCAAGAAAGAACTCGACGGCAAAATCTACGGCATCGAGCCTGGCAACGACGGTAACCGTCTGATCCAGAGCATGATCGACAAAGACGCCTTCGGCCTGAAGACCGCGGGTTTCAAAGTCGTCGAATCCTCCGAAGCGGGCATGCTCTCGCAGGTTGACCGCGCGCAAAAACGCGACACCGCCGTGGTCTTCCTCGGCTGGGCGCCGCACCCGATGAACAAGCGCTTCAAGATTCAATACCTGACCGGTGGCGATGATTTCTTCGGCCCCGATTTCGGTGCGGCGACCGTGGCAACCAACACCCGCAAGGGTTACGCCGCGGAATGCAGCAACGTCGGTCAGTTGCTGAAGAACCTGGAGTTCACCGTCGACATGGAAAGCGAACTGATGGGCAACATCCTCGACGACAAGATGAAGCCTGACGCGGCCGCCAAGGCCTGGCTGAAAAAGAATCCACAAGTGCTCGATACCTGGCTCGCTGGCGTGACCACCATTGACGGTAAACCTGGCCTGGAGGCCGTGAAAGCCAAGCTTCAGTAA
- the betT gene encoding choline BCCT transporter BetT gives MSSASLIKTPPEKVTVNGWVFYTSTALILLLTAILIIAPQEAGRLLGIAQAWLSRSFGWYYMVVIAAYLVFVVGLAFSSYGKLKLGSKDDTPDFSYGAWAGMLFSSGIGISLLYFGASEPLDHYFNPPEGASASNLAARQAVQLTFLHWGLHGWAIYALVGLAVAYFAYRHNQPLALRSALYPLVGERWVKGAAGHAVDGFGMFVTLLGLVTNLGIGSLQVSSGLENLFGMEHSNTNLLIVIIVMSTVATIAAVSGVENGIRRLSNLNIVLFSGLLIFVLLFGPTLHLLNGFVQNIGDYLNGIVLKTFDLYVYEGDNAKSERWMGLWTLFYWAWWISWAPFVGMFIARISRGRTVRELVAGVLLIPLGFTLAWLSIFGNSALDLVMNHGAVELGKTALEQPSMAIYQLLEHYPASKVVIGVSIFVGFVLFLTPADSGAVMMANLSCKGGNVDEDAPHWLRIFWSVVITLVTIGLLFAGNFEAMQTMVVLAGLPFSVVLVFFMFGLHKAMRQDVQIEQEQAQLAERGRRGFSERLTQLDLQPSQSVVQRFMDKQVSPALEDATAQMRAQGLQVQTLLGKSKRCMGVRVEMEEGNPFVYEVSLDGYLATPTESAQSDEARQRYYRAEVYLHNGSQDYDLMGFTQDQITRDVLDQFESHRQLLGRVYS, from the coding sequence ATGAGTTCTGCCTCGCTTATAAAGACCCCGCCCGAGAAGGTGACGGTCAACGGTTGGGTGTTTTACACCTCTACCGCGCTGATTCTGTTGTTGACCGCCATTCTGATTATCGCCCCGCAAGAGGCCGGCAGACTGTTGGGTATCGCTCAGGCCTGGTTGTCGCGCAGCTTCGGCTGGTACTACATGGTGGTCATCGCCGCCTATCTGGTGTTTGTGGTGGGCCTGGCGTTTTCCTCTTACGGCAAACTCAAACTGGGCAGCAAGGACGACACCCCGGATTTCAGTTACGGCGCCTGGGCGGGGATGCTGTTCTCGTCGGGTATCGGTATTTCGCTGCTGTACTTCGGCGCGTCCGAGCCACTGGATCACTACTTCAATCCGCCGGAAGGCGCCTCGGCCAGCAACCTGGCCGCGCGTCAGGCGGTACAGCTGACCTTCCTGCATTGGGGCCTGCATGGCTGGGCGATCTATGCACTGGTCGGTCTGGCCGTGGCGTATTTTGCTTACCGTCATAACCAGCCGCTGGCGTTGCGCTCGGCGCTGTATCCGCTGGTGGGCGAGCGTTGGGTCAAGGGCGCGGCCGGTCACGCGGTGGACGGCTTCGGCATGTTCGTGACCCTGCTGGGTCTGGTGACGAACCTGGGGATTGGTTCGCTGCAAGTGTCGTCGGGTCTGGAAAACCTGTTCGGCATGGAACACAGCAACACCAATCTGCTGATCGTGATCATCGTGATGAGTACCGTGGCGACCATCGCTGCCGTGTCCGGCGTGGAAAACGGCATCCGTCGTCTGTCCAACCTGAACATCGTGCTGTTCAGCGGCCTGCTGATTTTCGTCCTGCTGTTCGGCCCGACCTTGCACCTGCTCAACGGCTTCGTGCAAAACATCGGTGACTACCTCAATGGCATCGTGCTGAAAACCTTCGACCTTTATGTGTACGAAGGCGACAACGCCAAGTCCGAGCGCTGGATGGGCCTGTGGACTCTGTTCTACTGGGCGTGGTGGATTTCCTGGGCGCCATTCGTCGGCATGTTCATCGCGCGTATTTCCCGTGGTCGTACCGTCCGTGAGCTGGTGGCTGGCGTGCTGCTGATTCCGCTGGGCTTCACACTGGCCTGGCTGTCGATCTTCGGTAACTCGGCACTGGATCTGGTGATGAACCATGGCGCGGTGGAGCTCGGCAAGACGGCGCTGGAACAGCCGTCGATGGCGATCTATCAATTGCTTGAACACTACCCGGCGTCGAAAGTCGTCATCGGTGTGTCGATCTTTGTTGGCTTCGTGCTGTTCCTGACCCCGGCCGACTCCGGCGCGGTGATGATGGCGAATCTGTCCTGCAAGGGCGGCAACGTCGACGAAGATGCGCCGCACTGGCTGCGGATCTTCTGGTCGGTGGTGATCACCCTGGTGACCATCGGTCTGCTGTTTGCCGGTAACTTCGAAGCCATGCAAACCATGGTGGTGCTGGCCGGTCTGCCGTTCTCGGTGGTGCTGGTGTTCTTCATGTTCGGCCTGCACAAGGCGATGCGCCAGGACGTGCAGATCGAACAGGAGCAGGCGCAACTGGCGGAGCGCGGTCGTCGTGGTTTCAGCGAGCGTCTGACGCAACTGGACCTGCAACCGAGCCAATCGGTAGTGCAGCGCTTCATGGACAAGCAAGTCAGCCCGGCGCTGGAAGATGCCACCGCGCAGATGCGTGCGCAGGGTCTGCAAGTGCAGACGCTGTTGGGTAAATCCAAACGCTGCATGGGCGTGCGCGTCGAGATGGAAGAGGGCAACCCTTTCGTTTACGAAGTGAGCCTTGACGGCTATCTGGCGACCCCGACCGAATCGGCGCAGTCCGATGAAGCGCGCCAGCGTTACTACCGCGCTGAAGTTTATCTGCACAACGGCAGCCAGGATTACGACCTGATGGGCTTCACGCAGGATCAGATCACACGCGATGTGCTCGATCAGTTTGAAAGCCATCGGCAGCTCCTTGGCCGGGTGTACAGCTAA
- the betI gene encoding transcriptional regulator BetI yields the protein MPKVGMQPIRRQQLIEATLQAVDQVGMGDASIALIARLAGVSNGIISHYFQDKNGLIAATMRYLMTALSESVTARRQALADDSPRAHLQVIIEGNFDASQVNGPAMKTWLAFWATSMHQPSLHRLQRINDHRLYSNLCCQFRRVLSLEDARSAARGLAALIDGLWLRGALSGDAFDTAQAQQIAYEYMDFQLAKKVS from the coding sequence ATGCCCAAGGTCGGTATGCAACCCATCCGCCGCCAACAACTGATCGAAGCCACTTTGCAGGCGGTCGATCAGGTCGGAATGGGGGACGCCAGCATTGCGCTGATCGCCCGTTTGGCCGGTGTCTCGAATGGCATCATCAGTCATTACTTTCAGGACAAGAACGGCCTGATTGCCGCCACGATGCGGTATCTGATGACCGCCCTCAGCGAGAGCGTCACCGCGCGCCGGCAGGCGCTGGCAGATGACAGCCCACGGGCGCATCTGCAGGTGATCATCGAAGGCAACTTCGACGCCAGCCAGGTCAATGGCCCGGCAATGAAAACCTGGCTGGCCTTCTGGGCCACCAGCATGCACCAGCCGTCTTTGCACAGGTTGCAGCGGATCAACGATCACCGTCTGTATTCCAACCTGTGCTGTCAGTTCCGCCGTGTGTTGTCGCTCGAAGATGCGCGCAGCGCAGCGCGGGGGCTGGCAGCGTTGATTGACGGCTTGTGGTTGCGCGGCGCTTTGTCGGGAGACGCTTTCGACACGGCGCAGGCGCAACAGATCGCTTACGAATACATGGATTTCCAATTGGCCAAGAAGGTGAGCTAG
- the betB gene encoding betaine-aldehyde dehydrogenase → MARFELQKLYIDGAYSDAGSDATFEAINPANGEVLALVQRATKEDVERAVVSAEKGQKIWAAMTAMERSRILRRAVDILRERNDELAALETLDTGKSFSETKYVDIVTGADVLEYYAGLVPAIEGEQIPLRDTSFVYTRREPLGVVAGIGAWNYPIQIALWKSAPALAAGNAMIFKPSEVTSLTTLKLAEIYTEAGVPNGVFNVLTGSGREVGTWLTEHPRIEKISFTGGTDTGKKVMASASASSLKDVTMELGGKSPLIICDDADLDRAADTAMMANFYSSGQVCTNGTRVFVPAHLKAAFEAKIVERVARIRIGNPEDENTNFGPLVSFAHMESVLGYIAKGKEQGARVLCGGDRLTDGEFAKGAFVAPTVFTDCTDDMTIVREEIFGPVMAILSYETEEEVIRRANDTDFGLAAGIVTKDLNRAHRVIHQLEAGICWINAWGESDAKMPVGGYKQSGVGRENGISSLNNFTRIKSVQVELGEYVSVF, encoded by the coding sequence ATGGCCCGTTTCGAACTGCAAAAACTTTACATCGATGGCGCGTACTCTGACGCCGGCAGCGATGCCACCTTCGAAGCCATCAACCCGGCTAACGGTGAAGTCCTCGCACTGGTGCAACGTGCGACCAAGGAAGACGTCGAGCGCGCCGTGGTCAGCGCTGAAAAGGGCCAGAAAATCTGGGCCGCGATGACCGCCATGGAGCGCTCGCGCATCCTGCGTCGCGCCGTCGACATCCTGCGCGAGCGCAACGATGAACTGGCCGCGCTGGAAACCCTGGACACCGGTAAATCCTTCTCCGAAACCAAATACGTCGACATCGTTACCGGTGCTGACGTGCTGGAATATTACGCAGGCCTGGTGCCGGCCATCGAAGGCGAGCAGATCCCGCTGCGTGACACTTCTTTCGTCTACACCCGTCGCGAGCCGCTGGGCGTGGTTGCCGGCATCGGCGCGTGGAACTACCCGATCCAGATCGCCCTGTGGAAATCCGCTCCAGCCCTGGCTGCCGGTAACGCGATGATCTTCAAACCAAGCGAAGTCACCTCGCTGACCACCCTGAAACTGGCCGAGATCTACACCGAAGCCGGCGTTCCAAATGGCGTGTTCAACGTACTGACCGGCAGCGGCCGTGAAGTCGGCACCTGGCTGACCGAGCACCCGCGCATCGAAAAAATCTCCTTCACCGGCGGCACCGACACTGGCAAGAAGGTTATGGCCAGCGCTTCGGCTTCGTCGCTGAAAGACGTGACCATGGAACTGGGCGGCAAGTCCCCGCTGATCATCTGCGACGACGCCGATCTCGATCGCGCTGCCGACACCGCGATGATGGCCAACTTCTACAGCTCCGGTCAGGTCTGCACCAACGGCACTCGCGTGTTTGTTCCGGCGCACCTGAAAGCCGCTTTCGAAGCCAAGATCGTTGAACGCGTTGCACGCATCCGCATCGGCAACCCGGAAGACGAGAACACCAACTTCGGCCCGCTGGTCAGCTTCGCGCACATGGAAAGCGTGCTGGGCTACATCGCCAAGGGTAAAGAGCAAGGCGCCCGCGTGCTGTGCGGCGGCGACCGTCTGACCGACGGCGAATTCGCCAAAGGCGCATTCGTTGCTCCGACCGTGTTCACCGATTGCACCGACGACATGACCATCGTTCGTGAAGAAATCTTTGGCCCAGTGATGGCGATCCTCTCCTACGAGACCGAAGAAGAAGTGATCCGCCGCGCCAACGACACCGACTTCGGCCTGGCCGCCGGTATCGTCACCAAAGACCTGAACCGCGCCCACCGCGTGATTCATCAACTGGAAGCCGGTATCTGCTGGATCAACGCCTGGGGCGAGTCCGACGCAAAAATGCCGGTCGGCGGTTACAAGCAGTCGGGTGTTGGCCGTGAAAATGGCATCAGCTCTCTCAATAACTTCACGCGCATCAAGTCCGTGCAAGTCGAACTGGGTGAGTACGTTTCAGTTTTCTGA
- a CDS encoding L-serine ammonia-lyase, whose amino-acid sequence MAISVFDLFKIGIGPSSSHTVGPMRAAALFVESLRDKHQLEQVRRIEVQLFGSLSATGIGHGSDNAVIMGLMGEWPDAIDPSQIGPRIQALRETHTLFLDGRLSVPFVWARDMRLIDENLPFHPNAMTLVAEGDHGELHRDTYYSVGGGFVVDQAQASSGVVDLDRTELPYDFSSAVELLELCKNNNLRVAELMMANEKVWRSEEEIRTGLMKLWRAMQDCVEQGLKHEGILPGGLNVRRRAAKLHRSLQELGKPNVIGSTLSAMEWVNLFALAVNEENAAGGRMVTAPTNGAAGIIPAVLHYFMKFSEAVTDANVVDYFLGAAAVGILCKKNASISGAEVGCQGEVGSACAMAAAGLAEILGATPEQLCNAAEIGLEHNLGLTCDPVGGLVQVPCIERNAIAAVKAINAAQMALRGDGQHFISLDRVIRTMRDTGADMHDKYKETSRGGLAVSAVEC is encoded by the coding sequence ATGGCTATCAGCGTTTTCGACCTGTTCAAAATCGGCATCGGCCCGTCCAGTTCCCACACCGTCGGGCCGATGCGCGCCGCGGCGTTGTTCGTCGAGTCGCTGCGCGACAAGCACCAGTTGGAACAGGTGCGCCGTATAGAAGTGCAACTGTTCGGATCGCTGTCAGCCACGGGCATTGGTCACGGCAGCGACAACGCGGTGATCATGGGGCTGATGGGCGAGTGGCCGGACGCAATCGACCCGTCGCAAATCGGCCCGCGCATTCAGGCGCTGCGCGAAACCCACACGCTTTTCCTGGATGGTCGTTTATCGGTGCCGTTTGTCTGGGCTCGGGACATGCGTCTGATCGATGAGAACCTGCCGTTCCATCCCAATGCCATGACCCTTGTTGCCGAGGGCGATCACGGCGAACTGCACCGCGACACTTACTACTCGGTGGGGGGCGGCTTTGTCGTCGATCAAGCGCAGGCGTCCAGCGGCGTGGTCGATCTGGATCGCACTGAATTGCCTTATGACTTTTCCAGTGCGGTCGAGCTGCTGGAGCTGTGCAAGAACAATAACCTGCGCGTTGCCGAACTGATGATGGCCAACGAAAAGGTCTGGCGCAGTGAAGAAGAGATTCGCACCGGTCTGATGAAGCTGTGGCGGGCGATGCAGGATTGCGTCGAGCAGGGGCTCAAGCACGAAGGCATCCTGCCCGGCGGTTTGAATGTGCGCCGGCGTGCGGCGAAGTTGCATCGCAGCCTGCAGGAACTGGGTAAGCCCAATGTGATCGGCTCGACGCTCAGCGCCATGGAGTGGGTCAACCTGTTCGCCCTCGCGGTTAATGAAGAAAACGCGGCTGGCGGGCGCATGGTCACGGCGCCGACCAATGGCGCGGCGGGAATTATTCCGGCGGTGCTGCACTATTTTATGAAGTTCAGCGAAGCGGTGACGGACGCCAATGTGGTCGACTACTTCCTGGGTGCGGCGGCGGTGGGGATTCTGTGCAAGAAGAATGCTTCGATCTCTGGCGCTGAGGTTGGCTGTCAGGGTGAGGTCGGTTCAGCGTGCGCAATGGCGGCGGCGGGGCTGGCGGAGATTCTTGGCGCTACACCGGAGCAGTTGTGCAACGCGGCGGAGATTGGCCTGGAACATAACCTCGGGCTGACCTGCGATCCGGTCGGTGGCCTCGTGCAAGTGCCGTGCATCGAGCGCAATGCAATTGCCGCGGTAAAGGCGATCAACGCGGCGCAGATGGCGTTGCGCGGCGATGGTCAGCACTTTATCTCGCTGGACCGGGTGATCCGCACCATGCGTGATACCGGCGCTGACATGCATGACAAATATAAGGAGACCTCGCGGGGTGGCCTGGCGGTCAGTGCGGTTGAGTGCTGA